In Helianthus annuus cultivar XRQ/B chromosome 9, HanXRQr2.0-SUNRISE, whole genome shotgun sequence, the following are encoded in one genomic region:
- the LOC110878610 gene encoding lecithin-cholesterol acyltransferase-like 4 — MTVLLDDMVRAIEAWLRILKEPEAYVDPNLDPVLLVPGIAGSILNAKDGETGKEERVWVRIWEADREFRDKLWCKFDPESGKTLSLDPNISIVVPEDRDGLYAIDCLDPAMLIGRNSVCYFHDMINEMTSWGYQEGKTLFGFGYDFRQSNRLKESLDRLAAKLDAIYTASGGKKINVITHSMGGLLVKCFMSLHSDIFEKYVKSWIAIAAPFQGAPGYVTSTLMNGMSFVDGWEAYFFVSKWSMHQLLIECPSIYELMACLDHEWEHVPLLQIWKQIQDGNGNSTPILETFTPIEAVSIFTQALSTNELSYGGVDIPLPFNKEILQWANKTREILSSAKLPSSVKFYNVYGTGLDTPQSVCYGSVDSPILDLQELPFLDATYINVNGDGTVPVESSKADGLDAEARVGIPGEHRGILCDKHLFRIVKHWLKADHDPFYNPVNDYVILPTLFEIERHHDNKGKEVTSLKEEWEIVSEDEREAMVGSISASCVGDDLSSSQEAHATFIVHPQSNGKQHIELKAVSVTAGV, encoded by the exons ATGACGGTGTTGTTGGACGATATGGTCCGAGCTATTGAGGCATGGTTAAGGATCCTGAAGGAACCTGAGGCGTACGTTGATCCGAATCTTGATCCGGTGCTTCTAGTGCCGGGGATTGCTGGTTCGATTTTGAATGCTAAAGATGGTGAAACCGGGAAAGAAGAGCGAGTCTGGGTTCGGATTTGGGAAGCTGATCGGGAATTTAGGGATAAACTTTGGTGTAAATTTGATCCTGAATCTG GTAAAACTTTGTCTTTGGATCCCAACATCAGCATTGTTGTTCCTGAAGACAGAGATGGGCTTTATGCAATTGATTGCTTGGATCCTGCTATG CTTATTGGGCGTAATAGTGTATGCTATTTTCATGACATGATAAATGAAATGACTAGCTGGGGATACCAAGAAGGAAAAACGCTATTTGGATTTGGATATGATTTCCGACAAAGCAACAG ACTCAAAGAAAGTTTGGATCGCCTTGCTGCAAAGCTGGATGCGATTTATACTGCATCAGGGGGGAAAAAGATAAACGTAATAACTCACTCAATGGGTGGACTTCTTGTCAAATGTTTTATGAGTCTGCACAGTGAT ATTTTTGAGAAATATGTAAAGAGTTGGATAGCAATTGCTGCACCATTTCAGG GCGCACCTGGATATGTAACATCTACTTTAATGAACGGGATGTCATTTGTAGACGGTTGGGAAGCATACTTTTTTGTATCCAAGTGGAGTATGCATCAGCTG TTGATTGAATGTCCATCCATTTACGAATTGATGGCATGTCTAGACCACGAGTGGGAACATGTTCCGTTGTTACAAATTTGGAAGCAAATTCAGGACGGTAACGGTAACTCTACACCTATACTGGAGACATTCACCCCAATTGAAGCGGTTTCAATATTTACTCAGGCTCTTTCAACGAACGAG CTAAGCTATGGTGGTGTTGATATCCCTCTaccatttaacaaagaaatattacAATGGGCTAATAAAACACGAGAGATCTTGTCTTCAGCCAAACTTCCATCAAGCGTTAAATTCTATAACGTTTATGGCACTGGTCTCGACACTCCCCAGAGTGTTTG TTATGGAAGCGTGGACTCACCCATCTTGGACCTGCAGGAATTACCATTCTTAGAC GCAACTTATATTAATGTTAATGGTGATGGGACGGTACCTGTAGAATCATCCAAG GCTGATGGGCTCGACGCGGAAGCTAGGGTCGGTATCCCAGGTGAACACCGAGGGATCTTATGTGACAAGCATCTGTTCCGGATAGTCAAGCACTGGCTCAAGGCGGATCACGATCCGTTTTACAACCCCGTAAACGATTATGTTATTCTACCAACTTTATTTGAGATTGAGAGGCACCATGACAACAAGGGTAAAGAAGTAACTTCActaaaagaagaatgggaaattgTTTCGGAAGATGAGAGAGAAGCTATGGTTGGGTCGATATCCGCTTCTTGTGTAGGTGATGATCTGTCTTCTTCTCAGGAAGCACATGCTACTTTCATTGTGCATCCACAAAGCAATGGTAAACAGCATATTGAACTCAAGGCTGTGAGTGTTACTGCTGGTGTTTGA
- the LOC110878611 gene encoding calcium and calcium/calmodulin-dependent serine/threonine-protein kinase DMI-3, whose amino-acid sequence MENVARKLSDEYEVTTILGRGGFSIVRKGIKKSKSDIEDGEKEVAIKTLKRVSGGGGGGALGMARFPSRNHGMITDALLANEIMVMKRVVEEVSPHCNVIQLHDVCEDATGVHLVLELCSGGELFDRIVSQERYSEAEAAKVVQQIASGLAALHRANVIHRDLKPENCLFLSKSKDSPLKIMDFGLSSVEEFTDPVVGLFGSIDYVSPEALSQQKITSKSDMWALGVILYILLSGYPPFSAQSHLQKQQMIMNGNFSFYDKTWKKISASAKDLISSLLNVDPQKRPTADEILKHPWVIGDSATERQIDPEIVTRLQSFNARRKFRAAAIASMYTCTVFLRTKKLKNLVGSYDLNQDELQNLRNHFKTLCADGENATLSEFQEVLKAMKMTSLIPLAGRIFDLFDNNRDGTVDMREILCGFSSLKNLKGEDALRLCFQMYDADGSGCISKEEVASMLRALPDECLRIDMTEPGKLDEIFDHMDANSDGKVTFDEFKAAMQKDSSLQDVVLSSICPN is encoded by the exons ATGGAGAATGTAGCAAGAAAGCTTAGTGATGAATATGAAGTTACTACCATCTTAGGAAGAGGCGGATTTTCAATCGTACGAAAAGGTATTAAGAAGTCAAAGAGTGATATTGAAGACGGTGAAAAGGAAGTCGCAATCAAGACCTTGAAAAGagttagtggtggtggtggcggcggtgctCTTGGGATGGCGCGTTTTCCAAGCCGTAACCATGGTATGATAACGGATGCATTGCTAGCAAACGAGATCATGGTGATGAAAAGAGTGGTGGAGGAGGTGTCTCCTCACTGTAACGTCATCCAATTACATGATGTTTGTGAGGACGCTACTGGGGTCCATCTTGTTCTCGAACTATGTTCCGGTGGAGAGCTGTTTGACCGCATAGTCAGTCAAGAAAGGTACTCTGAGGCGGAAGCCGCCAAAGTGGTGCAACAAATTGCTAGCGGTCTAGCAGCACTCCACCGGGCCAATGTGATTCATAGGGATTTGAAGCCCGAAAATTGTCTTTTTCTTAGTAAAAGTAAAGATTCACCTTTGAAAATTATGGACTTTGGGCTGAGTTCAGTGGAGGAGTTTACAGATCCAGTTGTGGGCCTTTTTGGGTCCATTGATTATGTGTCACCAGAAGCATTATCCCAACAGAAGATTACTTCCAAATCTGATATGTGGGCTTTGGGTGTCATTTTATATATTCTCCTCTCAGG GTATCCGCCTTTTAGTGCCCAATCGCatcttcaaaaacaacaaatgaTAATGAAT GGGAACTTTAGCTTCTATGACAAAACATGGAAAAAGATTTCTGCATCAGCCAAGGACTTGATTTCCAGTTTGCTAAATGTGGACCCTCAAAAACGGCCAACTGCTGATGAG ATTCTTAAACATCCATGGGTGATTGGGGACTCGGCAACAGAACGCCAAATTGACCCGGAGATCGTGACGAGGCTACAAAGCTTCAATGCGAGGCGAAAGTTTCGTGCAGCGGCTATAGCCAGCATGTATACATGCACTGTTTTCTTGAGAACAAAGAAGCTCAAGAACCTGGTGGGATCTTATGATTTGAACCAAGATGAGCTTCAAAATCTTCGGAATCACTTCAAGACATT ATGTGCGGATGGCGAAAACGCGACTCTTAGTGAGTTTCAAGAGGTTCTAAAAGCCATGAAAATGACATCACTAATACCTCTAGCCGGGCGAATCTTCGACCTCTTTGACAATAATCGCGATGGCACCGTTGATATGAGGGAGATACTTTGCGGATTCTCGAGCCTGAAAAATCTCAAAGGAGAAGATGCTCTTCGTCTCTGTTTCCAG ATGTATGATGCGGATGGGTCCGGGTGCATCAGCAAGGAGGAAGTGGCGTCTATGCTTCGG GCGTTGCCGGATGAGTGTTTAAGGATAGATATGACGGAGCCAGGAAAGCTAGATGAGATATTTGATCACATGGATGCGAATAGTGATGGGAAAGTAACGTTTGATGAATTCAAAGCCGCTATGCAAAAAGATAGCTCATTACAGGATGTTGTTCTTTCCTCAATTTGTCCTAATTAA